In Coleofasciculus chthonoplastes PCC 7420, a single genomic region encodes these proteins:
- a CDS encoding isochorismate synthase, with product MAYLSSHTDRLPDHKELYQFLVACQQASLEKGCTQIASISVPIPRVDPLAVLQILGGTQSFQFYLEKRKENEAILAIDATIYAELEGINRFQHAKTVIHNYLKDTWIWLQQNQTISFSGPHFFCFFTFFALNQPSPFRAATIFLPRWQVAFRENSGTVVANVQVDPHVNIKRLLQDLYNQIAEIKFSEHKPSSLTRINCSPFIPPKSINTEAFKSAVVAALNFIDANEFSKIVLANAVDIFSHQPFNLVHSLDNLRQRHPDCYIFCASNGKGQNFLGASPERLISIRDHLLVTDALAGSAPRGRTASEDAEFGDRLLGSEKEQREHQFVLDFITQRLSELGLIPQYLPAPQLLKLSNIQHLWTPIQAQLFTNVHPLDIVAQLHPTPAVAGVPTQIAQEQIRRYETFDRSLYAAPLGWIDYQGNCEFIVGIRSALIDSNPSSLNHDNTYRARLYAGAGIVAGSDPDKELAEIQLKLQALLKALL from the coding sequence ATGGCGTATTTATCATCTCATACGGATCGCTTGCCAGACCACAAGGAGCTATACCAGTTCCTTGTCGCTTGTCAGCAGGCATCTCTTGAGAAAGGCTGCACTCAAATTGCCAGTATTTCTGTGCCAATTCCCAGGGTTGATCCACTGGCGGTACTCCAGATTCTTGGTGGAACTCAGTCATTCCAGTTTTACTTAGAAAAAAGAAAGGAAAATGAAGCGATTCTGGCTATTGATGCGACTATCTATGCTGAACTTGAAGGAATCAATCGATTCCAACACGCTAAGACTGTCATTCATAATTATCTAAAAGACACTTGGATTTGGCTTCAACAAAATCAAACTATCTCTTTTTCCGGACCGCACTTTTTTTGCTTTTTTACATTTTTTGCTTTAAATCAACCGTCCCCATTTCGAGCCGCTACTATTTTTCTTCCTCGGTGGCAAGTGGCGTTTCGGGAGAATAGCGGTACAGTAGTGGCGAATGTTCAAGTTGATCCTCACGTCAACATTAAACGACTCTTGCAAGACCTATATAATCAAATTGCTGAAATTAAATTTTCAGAGCATAAACCCAGTTCGCTGACTCGGATTAATTGTTCTCCATTTATCCCGCCCAAATCCATAAATACTGAAGCCTTTAAGTCAGCCGTGGTCGCCGCCTTAAATTTTATCGATGCCAATGAATTTAGTAAAATTGTTCTGGCTAATGCCGTTGATATTTTTTCCCACCAGCCCTTTAACCTCGTCCACTCCCTAGATAATCTGCGCCAACGCCATCCAGATTGCTATATCTTTTGTGCCAGCAATGGTAAAGGACAGAACTTTCTCGGTGCGAGTCCTGAACGGTTAATTAGTATTCGTGACCATCTGTTGGTAACGGATGCCTTAGCTGGATCAGCGCCGCGTGGAAGGACAGCCAGTGAAGATGCTGAGTTTGGCGATCGCTTGCTTGGTTCTGAAAAAGAGCAGCGCGAACACCAATTTGTCCTAGATTTTATCACTCAACGCCTATCTGAGTTGGGACTCATCCCCCAATACTTACCTGCGCCCCAACTGCTGAAACTCTCCAACATCCAGCATCTGTGGACACCAATCCAAGCACAACTGTTTACCAATGTCCATCCCCTAGACATTGTTGCCCAGCTTCATCCTACCCCTGCTGTAGCTGGTGTTCCTACCCAGATTGCTCAAGAACAAATCCGCCGCTACGAAACCTTTGACCGTTCCCTCTATGCAGCCCCGTTAGGTTGGATCGACTATCAAGGCAATTGTGAGTTCATTGTCGGTATTCGTTCAGCATTAATCGACAGCAACCCGTCTTCTCTAAATCATGACAACACCTACCGCGCTAGACTCTACGCCGGGGCAGGAATTGTGGCGGGTTCTGACCCCGACAAAGAACTGGCAGAAATCCAACTCAAGCTTCAGGCATTACTCAAAGCCTTGCTTTAG
- a CDS encoding cytochrome P450 encodes MKLPDGPTLPFFVQTLQLIADPLKFLDLCTQRYGDAFTLRLLGRNSPPVVFFSHPQAIQSIFTTSSDQFELGKVTDVFRPLTGSTSLIMLDGQQHQVMRGLLMPPLHGKQLPTYSRLIRDITTDAIADWQPGSSLPIRDYMSDISLQVILRVVFGLNVGDRYDRLKQLIEPFLNNITSPLNSIHFFWTPLQQDLGGWSPWGKFVRQRQQIDDLIYEQIAHRRTEPEGDDILSLLMSARDQMGQSLTDVQLRDQLITLLLLGHETTASALAWAFYWLHRQPLCLEKLTQELDSLGENPDPDAIAQLPYLTAVCKEALRVYPIALIAQPRQVKASVQIQGYELEPGAIAVPCIYLTHRRQDVYPEPDQFKPERFVHQQFSPYEYFPFGGGSRSCIGMALSLFEMKLVLATVLSRYQLAIDPNTSVQPWRRGITIVPSKACPMVVKTQRHVHSAREKVISY; translated from the coding sequence ATGAAATTGCCTGATGGTCCAACGTTGCCGTTTTTTGTGCAAACGCTGCAACTCATCGCTGATCCGCTTAAATTTCTCGACCTCTGTACGCAGCGTTACGGAGATGCCTTTACCCTCCGCTTACTAGGTCGGAACTCCCCACCTGTGGTCTTTTTCAGCCACCCCCAGGCAATTCAATCCATATTTACCACGTCCTCTGACCAATTTGAGTTGGGTAAAGTCACCGATGTCTTCCGCCCCCTGACGGGTTCTACCTCCCTGATTATGTTAGATGGACAGCAACACCAGGTCATGCGGGGGTTGTTGATGCCGCCTCTGCATGGGAAGCAGTTGCCCACCTACAGTCGGCTTATACGTGATATTACAACCGATGCGATCGCGGATTGGCAGCCCGGATCATCCCTTCCCATTCGGGACTACATGTCTGACATTTCCCTCCAGGTGATCTTACGGGTGGTGTTTGGTCTTAATGTAGGCGATCGCTATGACAGGCTTAAACAACTTATTGAACCATTCTTGAACAATATCACCTCCCCCCTGAACTCAATTCATTTTTTCTGGACACCATTGCAGCAAGATTTGGGTGGGTGGAGTCCCTGGGGCAAGTTTGTCAGGCAACGGCAGCAAATTGATGATTTAATTTATGAACAGATTGCCCACCGTCGCACTGAACCGGAGGGAGATGATATCCTCTCTCTGCTCATGTCTGCCCGTGATCAAATGGGTCAATCGCTGACTGATGTCCAGTTACGTGATCAGTTAATCACCTTGTTACTCCTGGGTCATGAAACTACCGCGTCTGCTTTGGCGTGGGCGTTTTACTGGCTGCATCGTCAGCCGTTATGCTTAGAGAAATTAACACAAGAGTTAGACAGCTTGGGTGAGAATCCAGACCCTGACGCGATCGCACAACTCCCTTATCTTACGGCGGTCTGTAAAGAAGCGCTACGAGTGTACCCGATTGCCTTAATTGCTCAACCGCGTCAGGTGAAAGCATCGGTGCAGATCCAAGGGTATGAATTGGAGCCAGGAGCGATCGCGGTGCCTTGTATTTATTTAACCCACCGTCGCCAGGATGTCTATCCCGAACCTGACCAGTTTAAACCCGAACGCTTTGTGCATCAGCAGTTTTCCCCGTATGAGTATTTCCCCTTCGGCGGCGGTAGTCGTAGCTGCATCGGCATGGCATTGTCCCTATTTGAAATGAAGCTGGTTCTGGCAACGGTTCTATCCCGCTATCAGTTGGCGATTGACCCCAACACGTCTGTACAACCGTGGCGACGAGGGATTACCATTGTTCCCTCTAAGGCTTGTCCCATGGTAGTGAAGACCCAGCGTCACGTTCACTCAGCTAGAGAAAAAGTAATCAGTTATTAG
- the menA gene encoding 2-carboxy-1,4-naphthoquinone phytyltransferase, whose amino-acid sequence MTTKFIAQSPNKLWLAALKPPMYSVAIIPIWIGTAVAYGETLNMHWGIFSTFLLSAILIIAWLNLSNDVFDSETGIDHNKHHSLVNLTGNKSLIFWLSNLFLAAGILGIIAIAWWQRDWTVIGIVLLCCALGYSYQGPPFRLGYQGLGEVICFFTFGPMAVAAAYYSQAQSFSSMGLAASIIIGISTSIILFCSHFHQVEDDIAAGKRSPIVRLGTQGGAKLLHWLSGSLFALTGLLIALGMFPVWTGLIVLSLPFALELVQHVGCYHDQPQKVSNCKFIAVKLHFWSGLFLGLGFVVPNLWY is encoded by the coding sequence ATGACCACAAAGTTCATTGCTCAGTCCCCAAATAAGTTATGGTTAGCGGCGCTTAAACCACCGATGTATAGTGTGGCTATCATTCCCATTTGGATTGGTACGGCTGTAGCCTACGGGGAAACGCTAAATATGCATTGGGGAATCTTTAGCACATTTTTACTGTCCGCTATTTTAATTATTGCTTGGCTTAACCTTAGTAATGATGTCTTTGATTCAGAAACAGGAATTGATCACAACAAACATCATTCATTAGTAAATTTAACCGGAAACAAATCTCTAATTTTTTGGTTGAGTAATCTATTTTTAGCCGCAGGTATCCTAGGAATCATCGCTATCGCGTGGTGGCAACGGGATTGGACGGTGATTGGCATTGTCTTGCTTTGCTGCGCTTTAGGGTATAGTTACCAAGGTCCTCCCTTTCGCCTGGGTTATCAAGGGTTAGGCGAGGTTATTTGCTTTTTTACCTTTGGTCCGATGGCAGTGGCGGCGGCTTACTACTCCCAAGCCCAATCCTTCTCGTCAATGGGGTTAGCAGCTTCAATCATTATTGGGATTAGTACCTCAATTATTTTATTTTGCTCCCATTTCCACCAAGTCGAAGATGATATAGCCGCCGGAAAGCGATCGCCGATTGTTCGCTTGGGAACTCAAGGTGGTGCTAAACTACTCCATTGGTTGAGTGGTAGCCTTTTTGCCCTGACGGGTTTGTTGATCGCATTGGGGATGTTTCCGGTTTGGACAGGATTAATTGTTCTGAGTTTACCCTTTGCCCTTGAGTTAGTGCAGCATGTTGGCTGCTATCATGATCAACCCCAAAAAGTCAGCAATTGTAAATTTATCGCCGTTAAGCTGCATTTTTGGAGTGGATTATTCTTGGGGTTGGGCTTTGTTGTCCCCAATCTTTGGTATTGA
- a CDS encoding alpha-glucosidase family protein produces MDMSKPHKSTSTNREAWWQTPVLNRRAWTWEDARNVTHQGEWWQNAVIYQISPQSFKDSDGNGVGDLNGIIEQLDYITSLGVDAIWLCPIYESPMEDFGYDITDMRDIDPLFGSLEDFKRLLAVAHSMGLKVMLDQVWSHTSDKHPWFLESRQNKNNPKADWYIWADPKPDGSPPNNWLSAFMGHSAWQWGPERKQFYMYNFLESQPDLNWHNPEVVDAILVRAKFWLDLGIDGFRIDAPNFFMHDAQLRDNPVRPEDASLPDGVAPDNPVVRQLFKYNFCRPETLDALKPIRDLMDQYPGTVALGEVTFCEDSIALASEFVEGDERLHMAYHSGLLIDEPISAKLMQRMMEKVLSNFTQGGDCWIVGNHDYGRLRSRWTGKDAQGNPYPEEFYHLIAALLLSLPGAICLYQGDELGLTEARIPEDIPVEDIKDPFGQALYPAIKGRDGSRTPIPWQADAPHAGFTTAEKPWLPVPKDHYQRAVDLQNKDPNSLLNTWRRLLHWRKKQPALEAGNLEILETEEPIFAFIREYAEQRILCILNLSNKSVRYDLSAYPGCKETEGLGFITHRQGDTLEIPGYSVFFCNMPPTCDYQLKSN; encoded by the coding sequence ATGGATATGTCAAAGCCCCACAAAAGTACTTCAACAAACAGAGAAGCTTGGTGGCAAACTCCTGTACTCAATCGTCGGGCATGGACGTGGGAAGATGCTCGTAATGTAACCCACCAAGGCGAATGGTGGCAGAATGCGGTTATTTATCAGATTTCCCCCCAGAGTTTTAAAGACAGTGACGGCAATGGTGTCGGTGACTTGAATGGCATTATTGAACAACTCGATTACATTACCTCTCTCGGTGTCGATGCCATCTGGCTATGTCCGATTTATGAATCCCCGATGGAGGATTTTGGCTATGACATTACCGATATGCGGGATATCGACCCGCTTTTTGGCTCTCTAGAGGATTTTAAACGACTGTTGGCAGTGGCTCACTCCATGGGATTGAAAGTGATGCTAGATCAAGTTTGGAGTCATACCTCTGATAAGCATCCCTGGTTTCTAGAAAGTCGGCAAAATAAAAATAATCCTAAGGCAGATTGGTATATTTGGGCAGATCCTAAGCCTGATGGTTCGCCCCCCAACAACTGGTTATCCGCATTTATGGGTCACAGTGCTTGGCAATGGGGACCTGAACGCAAACAATTTTATATGTATAATTTCTTAGAAAGCCAACCTGACCTGAACTGGCACAATCCAGAAGTAGTTGACGCGATTTTGGTACGGGCAAAATTCTGGTTGGATTTAGGAATTGATGGGTTCCGCATCGATGCGCCTAACTTTTTCATGCACGACGCCCAATTGCGAGATAACCCCGTTCGCCCGGAAGATGCGTCTTTACCTGATGGCGTCGCCCCCGATAATCCTGTGGTTCGGCAACTATTTAAGTACAACTTCTGTCGTCCGGAAACCTTAGACGCCCTCAAACCTATCCGGGATCTCATGGATCAGTATCCGGGTACAGTTGCCTTAGGCGAAGTAACTTTCTGTGAAGATTCGATTGCTCTTGCCAGTGAGTTTGTAGAAGGTGATGAGCGGTTACACATGGCATATCATAGTGGGCTTCTCATCGATGAACCCATCAGCGCCAAACTAATGCAACGGATGATGGAAAAAGTGCTAAGTAACTTTACCCAAGGTGGTGATTGTTGGATTGTCGGCAATCATGACTATGGTCGTCTGCGATCGCGCTGGACTGGAAAGGATGCTCAGGGAAATCCTTATCCAGAAGAATTTTATCATCTAATCGCCGCACTGCTGCTCTCTTTACCGGGTGCAATCTGTCTCTACCAGGGTGATGAACTGGGATTAACTGAAGCCAGAATTCCGGAAGATATTCCTGTGGAGGATATTAAAGATCCCTTTGGTCAAGCCCTTTATCCAGCGATTAAAGGACGAGACGGTTCGCGCACCCCAATACCCTGGCAAGCGGATGCCCCTCATGCGGGGTTTACCACGGCAGAAAAACCCTGGCTACCTGTTCCCAAAGATCATTATCAACGGGCAGTGGATCTGCAAAATAAAGATCCCAACTCCTTACTGAATACCTGGCGTCGTTTACTCCACTGGCGCAAAAAACAACCGGCATTAGAAGCCGGTAACTTGGAAATTCTGGAGACGGAGGAACCGATTTTTGCCTTTATCCGGGAGTATGCAGAACAGCGAATCTTGTGTATTTTAAATTTGAGTAACAAATCAGTACGCTATGACTTGTCGGCATATCCGGGATGTAAGGAAACCGAAGGATTAGGCTTTATCACCCATCGCCAAGGTGATACGCTGGAAATTCCTGGCTATAGTGTCTTCTTTTGTAATATGCCCCCAACCTGTGATTATCAACTGAAGTCGAATTGA
- the cax gene encoding calcium/proton exchanger — MLNKNTILSLLLLFVPISIAAHFLEWGAAIVFITSCLAIVPLAAWMGTATEEIAVVAGPTFGGLLNATFGNATELIIALIALNAGLVNVVKATITGSIIGNLLLVMGLSMLLGGLRYKEQSFQPIVARVNASSMNLAVIAMLLPTAMDATTPDIDEATLQRLSVAVAGVLIVVYALTLLFSMKTHSYLLDVGMVDVESQEGNDVSSSTEEPEHKVNLGLWIGVLLGVTLLVALESELLVGTLEEATSQLGLTALFTGVILLPIIGNAAEHATAVTVAMKNKMDLSVSVAVGSSLQIALFVAPVLVIAGWFLGQPMDLDFNPFELVAVAVAVLIANSISSDGKSNWLEGILLIAAYLVLGLAFYFHPVVEGLA, encoded by the coding sequence ATGCTGAACAAAAACACGATTCTGTCACTGTTGTTACTTTTTGTCCCCATTTCCATCGCCGCGCATTTTCTGGAATGGGGAGCAGCTATAGTATTTATTACCTCCTGTTTGGCGATCGTTCCCCTAGCGGCGTGGATGGGAACCGCCACGGAAGAAATTGCGGTTGTAGCAGGACCTACCTTTGGTGGTTTGCTGAATGCCACGTTTGGTAATGCGACAGAACTGATTATTGCCCTGATTGCCCTCAATGCTGGCTTAGTCAATGTGGTTAAAGCCACGATTACGGGATCAATTATTGGCAACTTGCTGCTGGTGATGGGCTTATCTATGCTTTTGGGGGGATTGCGGTACAAGGAACAAAGCTTTCAACCGATTGTGGCGCGGGTAAATGCGTCCTCAATGAATTTGGCTGTCATTGCCATGTTGCTACCGACGGCGATGGATGCTACGACGCCTGACATTGATGAAGCGACGTTACAAAGATTATCGGTTGCTGTGGCGGGGGTGTTGATTGTGGTTTACGCTCTCACCTTATTATTTTCGATGAAAACCCACAGCTATTTGTTAGATGTGGGCATGGTGGATGTTGAGTCCCAAGAGGGAAACGATGTTTCCTCCTCCACCGAGGAACCGGAACATAAGGTGAATTTAGGCTTGTGGATTGGCGTGTTACTTGGAGTCACCCTTTTGGTGGCGTTAGAGTCGGAACTGTTGGTGGGGACGTTGGAGGAAGCTACCTCCCAGTTAGGATTAACTGCCCTATTTACAGGGGTGATTCTATTGCCCATTATTGGCAATGCCGCCGAACACGCTACGGCGGTGACAGTGGCGATGAAAAATAAGATGGATTTGTCGGTGTCGGTGGCGGTGGGATCAAGTTTACAAATTGCCCTATTTGTCGCCCCTGTCTTAGTGATTGCGGGTTGGTTTTTGGGTCAGCCGATGGATTTGGATTTTAACCCCTTTGAACTGGTGGCGGTAGCGGTGGCGGTGTTAATCGCTAATTCCATTAGTTCTGATGGGAAGTCGAACTGGTTGGAGGGAATTTTGCTAATTGCGGCTTATTTGGTGTTGGGGTTGGCGTTTTACTTCCATCCGGTTGTGGAAGGATTAGCATAA
- a CDS encoding DUF3536 domain-containing protein: protein MTSAAELSASQAAANPIPTLSEEVGRDHDPLQTARGVYVTVHGHFYQPPRENPYLDTIERQPSAAPFHNWNERIHHECYRPNAFARVLNGYGEVVGIVNTFEYLSFNIGPTLMSWLERYDMEVYERIIEADRKSCQRLNGHGNAIAQVYNHIILPLANERDKYTQIRWGMEDFRSRFGRDPEGMWLAETAVDYPTLEALVAEGIKFIILAPSQAERCRVLPTEDNPDPKWHEVGGGQIDPSRPYRCFLESGEFIDIFFYDGPISRDMGFSDVLSSSEHFAGRLGIAIHGDHRPSQIISVATDGETFGHHKRHTEMCIAHAFTQVFPRRNWTVTNFAHYLSISPPTWEVILKPVTAWSCSHGVNRWQDDCGCGGGGGWHQKWRRPLRESLNWLRDQLIPVYDERGRQFFRDPWAARDEYIQVLRDRSLENVEQFLNRHSVAPLSPTDQIDALRLLEMQRHAMLMYTSCGWFFEEISRPEGVQILRYAARALELAGEVVGIQLELGFLERLLVAPSNVDCFKTGDVVYRQLVVSSQITFQQVAAHYAISSLFTNYSQQERIYCYEAHQLDYQLQRMGSLTLAVGQLRLVSEITWENMELVFAVLHIGGWDFHCCIQPFTGRRAYTQLRDNIFDALKQASAAHTILAMNQMFGEQSFSLQNLFAEERQRIMQLISQETLTRLDQLYNQMYRDNYGVLMAFHRDELPVPKELQVAAEIALSNRCLIAIKALDMEVSDPQAINAQIAELEAIATEAGHLRCHLNIPEAKLTLETLIWRSLWQLLHEGDPDTLGDDIRQIDRLIEIGNRLNLGLALDRCQELFFNCLHTSIVPPCELAIQAQRLSNHNNGHDQAQLTAANPWTIIRLRQLLQLGQLLLVEVSPWLNQLM, encoded by the coding sequence ATGACTTCTGCTGCTGAACTTTCAGCTTCACAAGCTGCGGCAAATCCCATCCCTACCTTATCCGAGGAGGTTGGGCGAGACCATGATCCCCTGCAGACAGCCAGGGGCGTCTACGTAACTGTTCACGGGCATTTTTATCAACCCCCCCGTGAAAATCCCTATCTGGATACCATTGAACGTCAGCCCTCGGCGGCTCCGTTTCATAACTGGAATGAGCGGATTCATCACGAATGCTATCGCCCCAACGCCTTTGCCCGGGTGTTAAATGGTTACGGCGAAGTGGTGGGGATCGTTAATACCTTTGAATATCTCAGCTTTAATATTGGTCCGACGCTGATGTCGTGGCTAGAACGCTACGACATGGAAGTGTATGAGCGAATCATAGAGGCGGATCGCAAGAGTTGTCAACGGCTCAACGGTCATGGCAATGCGATCGCGCAAGTCTATAACCATATCATTCTTCCCCTCGCCAATGAACGGGATAAATACACCCAAATCCGTTGGGGAATGGAAGATTTCCGCTCTCGCTTTGGTCGTGATCCCGAAGGGATGTGGCTGGCGGAAACGGCGGTAGATTACCCCACCCTGGAAGCGTTAGTGGCAGAAGGGATTAAGTTTATTATTCTTGCTCCCTCCCAAGCTGAACGCTGTCGGGTTTTGCCAACCGAAGACAATCCTGATCCTAAATGGCATGAAGTAGGTGGAGGTCAGATTGATCCCAGCCGCCCTTACCGTTGTTTCCTGGAAAGTGGTGAATTTATCGACATCTTTTTCTACGACGGTCCCATCTCACGGGATATGGGGTTTAGCGATGTTCTCAGTAGTTCCGAACATTTCGCAGGTCGTCTGGGAATCGCGATTCATGGGGATCACCGTCCCTCCCAGATTATCAGTGTGGCAACCGATGGGGAAACCTTCGGACATCACAAACGCCACACGGAAATGTGTATCGCCCATGCTTTTACCCAAGTCTTTCCCCGCCGTAACTGGACGGTGACCAACTTTGCTCATTATCTCAGTATCAGTCCGCCGACGTGGGAAGTGATTCTCAAACCCGTAACCGCTTGGAGTTGTTCCCACGGTGTCAACCGTTGGCAAGATGACTGCGGCTGTGGTGGCGGCGGGGGTTGGCATCAAAAATGGCGGCGTCCCCTGCGAGAAAGTTTGAACTGGCTGCGGGATCAGTTGATTCCGGTGTATGACGAGAGGGGGCGTCAGTTTTTCCGCGATCCTTGGGCGGCGAGGGATGAGTATATTCAGGTACTCAGAGATCGCTCTTTGGAAAATGTGGAGCAATTCCTCAACCGTCATAGCGTTGCACCTCTTTCTCCCACTGACCAAATCGACGCTCTACGGCTGTTGGAAATGCAACGCCACGCCATGCTGATGTATACCAGTTGCGGTTGGTTCTTTGAGGAAATCTCCCGTCCCGAAGGGGTACAGATTTTACGCTATGCAGCACGGGCGTTGGAGTTAGCTGGGGAAGTGGTGGGTATCCAGCTTGAGCTAGGGTTCTTGGAACGCCTACTTGTAGCACCCAGTAATGTAGACTGCTTTAAAACCGGGGATGTGGTCTATCGGCAACTGGTTGTGTCGTCGCAAATTACCTTCCAACAAGTTGCTGCCCATTACGCGATTAGTTCCTTATTTACCAACTATTCCCAACAAGAACGGATCTACTGCTACGAAGCCCACCAGCTTGACTATCAACTCCAACGTATGGGTTCACTGACGTTGGCAGTGGGTCAATTGCGACTGGTGTCGGAGATTACCTGGGAAAATATGGAATTGGTTTTTGCCGTTCTCCATATCGGCGGCTGGGACTTCCACTGCTGTATTCAACCCTTTACCGGACGTCGGGCATATACCCAATTGAGGGACAATATTTTTGATGCCCTCAAGCAAGCCAGTGCTGCCCATACGATTCTGGCAATGAATCAGATGTTTGGGGAGCAGTCGTTCAGTTTACAGAATCTGTTTGCTGAGGAACGACAACGGATTATGCAGCTAATTAGTCAGGAAACCCTGACACGATTAGATCAGCTTTATAACCAGATGTACCGGGATAATTACGGCGTGTTGATGGCATTCCATCGGGATGAATTGCCCGTACCGAAGGAATTGCAAGTAGCAGCAGAAATTGCGTTATCCAACCGTTGTTTAATTGCGATTAAAGCCCTAGACATGGAGGTGAGTGATCCCCAAGCTATCAATGCTCAGATAGCCGAACTGGAAGCGATCGCCACAGAAGCGGGACATCTACGCTGTCATCTGAACATCCCAGAAGCCAAGCTAACGCTGGAAACCTTAATTTGGCGATCGCTGTGGCAACTGTTGCATGAGGGTGATCCAGATACCCTCGGCGATGATATCCGCCAGATTGATCGGTTGATTGAGATTGGCAATCGATTAAACCTCGGTTTAGCCTTAGACCGTTGTCAGGAACTTTTTTTCAACTGTTTACACACCTCAATCGTGCCGCCGTGTGAACTGGCGATTCAAGCCCAACGCCTGAGTAATCACAATAATGGACATGATCAGGCGCAGCTTACGGCGGCAAATCCTTGGACAATTATCCGATTACGCCAGTTGCTTCAGCTTGGTCAACTGTTGTTGGTGGAAGTGAGTCCTTGGTTAAATCAGTTGATGTAG
- a CDS encoding fasciclin domain-containing protein has protein sequence MPARSFTSTLRKLTACLGLASLGTAIALPANSVTDSPRLLKAEPGLHLIAQRGVSNIADELETANDAFSTLTAAIKTAGLTSALANRRPITIFAPTDEAFAALPDGTVATLLQPQNRSRLTEILTYHVVPGNINTFGLTPGSTLRLTTLAGKPVTIRVSNASEVFVNGIPVVMADIPASNGMIHGLNGVLLP, from the coding sequence ATGCCAGCCCGCTCTTTTACTTCCACATTGAGAAAACTAACCGCCTGTTTAGGTTTAGCCAGTCTCGGTACCGCGATCGCATTACCCGCCAACAGCGTCACCGACTCCCCTCGTCTCTTGAAGGCAGAACCCGGACTCCACCTGATTGCTCAACGGGGTGTGAGCAATATAGCCGATGAACTCGAAACCGCCAACGACGCTTTCTCCACCCTCACGGCTGCAATTAAAACTGCTGGACTCACTTCAGCACTGGCGAATAGGAGACCCATTACCATTTTTGCCCCCACTGATGAAGCCTTTGCTGCTTTACCCGATGGCACTGTGGCAACGTTGCTTCAACCCCAAAACCGATCGCGATTAACTGAAATCCTTACCTATCACGTTGTCCCCGGTAACATTAACACCTTTGGCTTAACCCCCGGTTCGACCTTACGGTTAACCACCCTCGCGGGTAAACCCGTAACCATACGAGTCAGTAATGCTAGCGAAGTTTTTGTCAATGGTATACCCGTCGTGATGGCAGATATTCCTGCCTCTAACGGCATGATTCACGGGCTTAACGGGGTTCTATTACCCTAA
- a CDS encoding pentapeptide repeat-containing protein produces MILRQLIAFLVAIALFVHPLSAQAADYPPPLSYSHAQLTGKDFSGQNLQTAEFANANLQLSNFAYADLRGAIFSGSVMTHANLHGADLSYGMLDQADLTGADLSDVILVETLLLGSVFDNTLITGADFTDALLDGAQLKHLCQQASGINSKTGVATSDSLGCS; encoded by the coding sequence ATGATTCTTCGGCAACTGATAGCATTCCTAGTCGCGATCGCTCTATTCGTTCATCCTCTATCTGCTCAAGCGGCTGACTATCCGCCTCCCTTATCCTACAGTCACGCCCAACTCACAGGCAAAGACTTTTCCGGTCAAAATTTACAGACGGCTGAATTTGCTAATGCCAATTTACAGTTAAGTAATTTTGCCTATGCTGACTTGCGAGGTGCTATTTTTAGTGGTTCGGTGATGACTCATGCCAATTTGCATGGTGCGGATTTAAGCTATGGCATGTTAGATCAGGCAGATTTGACGGGTGCAGATTTAAGTGATGTGATTTTAGTCGAAACCCTCTTACTTGGATCAGTATTTGATAATACATTAATCACGGGGGCTGACTTCACTGATGCTCTCTTAGATGGCGCACAACTGAAACATTTATGTCAGCAGGCTTCAGGGATTAATTCTAAAACGGGTGTAGCCACAAGCGATTCTCTTGGTTGTTCTTAA
- a CDS encoding GlsB/YeaQ/YmgE family stress response membrane protein — translation MGILAWIVLGILAGAIAKAIYPGHQGGGILATMALGIVGALVGGWIGNLLFGVGFTGFTWWGLLIAIVGAMVVLFIYGLVTKNA, via the coding sequence ATGGGAATTTTAGCCTGGATTGTTTTAGGAATTCTCGCTGGCGCGATCGCGAAGGCGATTTATCCAGGTCACCAAGGCGGTGGTATCCTGGCGACGATGGCACTGGGAATCGTTGGGGCTTTAGTTGGAGGCTGGATTGGTAACTTACTCTTTGGAGTCGGTTTTACAGGCTTTACTTGGTGGGGTTTACTGATTGCAATTGTGGGCGCGATGGTCGTCTTGTTCATCTACGGTCTGGTTACGAAAAACGCATAA